One Calditrichia bacterium DNA window includes the following coding sequences:
- the atpD gene encoding F0F1 ATP synthase subunit beta — translation MSKGVVKRIIGPVVDVEFPEEHLPKIYNSLKIEREDGSVLVLEVQQHLGENMVRTVAMDSTDGLVRGTEANDTGLPITVPSGPGVLGRLINVVGEPIDEKGEIEAKKYLPIHRSAPDFDQLSTETEILETGIKVIDLLEPYMKGGKTGLFGGAGVGKTVLIQELIRNIATEHGGYSVFAGVGERTREGNDLYMEMKDSGVLDKTALIFGQMNEPPGARQRVALTALTAAEYFRDEEGKDVLLFVDNIFRFTQAGSEVSALLGRMPSAVGYQPTLATEMGELQERIASTKKGSITSVQAVYVPADDLTDPAPATTFSHLDATTVLSRQISEMGIYPAVDPLDSTSRILDPNIVGNEHYAVAKTVQETLQKYKDLQDIIAILGMDELSDEDKLVVQRARKIQRFLSQPFFVAETFTGTPGKYVPLKETIRGFKMIVDGELDDLPEQAFYMVGDINDAIEKAKKMQE, via the coding sequence ATGAGTAAAGGTGTGGTAAAACGGATTATTGGACCAGTTGTGGACGTAGAGTTCCCGGAAGAACACCTGCCCAAAATCTACAATTCGCTGAAAATTGAACGCGAAGACGGTTCGGTTTTGGTTCTTGAAGTGCAGCAGCATCTGGGCGAAAATATGGTTCGCACCGTTGCAATGGACAGCACAGACGGGTTGGTTCGTGGAACCGAAGCCAATGACACAGGTCTGCCAATTACCGTTCCCAGCGGACCGGGCGTATTAGGTCGTTTGATAAACGTCGTTGGCGAACCAATTGATGAAAAAGGCGAAATTGAAGCAAAAAAATATTTACCCATTCACCGTTCTGCACCTGATTTTGATCAGCTTAGCACGGAAACGGAAATTCTTGAAACCGGTATTAAAGTGATCGACCTTCTTGAACCGTATATGAAAGGTGGTAAAACCGGTTTGTTTGGCGGCGCTGGCGTCGGTAAAACAGTGTTGATTCAGGAATTGATTCGTAACATTGCCACAGAACACGGTGGTTATTCGGTGTTCGCTGGCGTAGGTGAACGTACCCGCGAAGGAAACGACCTCTATATGGAAATGAAAGATAGTGGTGTGTTGGATAAAACCGCCCTCATCTTCGGTCAGATGAACGAACCGCCGGGTGCACGTCAGCGGGTTGCGCTGACAGCCCTAACCGCCGCAGAGTATTTCCGGGATGAAGAAGGAAAAGATGTTCTTCTGTTCGTTGATAATATTTTCCGCTTTACTCAGGCAGGCTCAGAAGTATCCGCATTGTTAGGTCGGATGCCTTCAGCAGTCGGTTATCAGCCAACGCTGGCAACAGAAATGGGTGAGTTGCAGGAACGTATTGCTTCTACCAAAAAAGGTTCGATTACTTCTGTACAGGCTGTTTACGTACCTGCAGACGACTTGACAGACCCTGCACCCGCAACAACATTTTCGCACCTTGATGCAACTACTGTGCTTTCTCGCCAGATTTCTGAAATGGGAATTTACCCTGCTGTAGATCCGCTGGATTCGACATCTCGAATCCTCGATCCTAATATTGTTGGAAATGAACACTATGCCGTTGCCAAAACAGTTCAGGAAACATTGCAGAAGTATAAGGATTTACAGGACATTATCGCCATTTTAGGTATGGACGAATTGTCTGACGAAGATAAGTTAGTCGTTCAACGGGCTCGAAAAATTCAACGTTTCCTTTCCCAACCGTTCTTTGTAGCTGAAACGTTTACCGGAACCCCGGGAAAATATGTTCCTTTGAAAGAAACCATTCGTGGTTTTAAAATGATTGTAGATGGTGAGTTGGATGATTTACCCGAACAGGCCTTTTATATGGTCGGCGACATCAATGATGCCATCGAAAAAGCTAAAAAAATGCAAGAATAA
- the atpG gene encoding ATP synthase F1 subunit gamma yields MATLREIKTRIKSVKNTQQITKAMKMVAAAKMRRAQDRMFSARPYAEKIRELIQNLTASVENPQLELLKSRPVQNVTLVVITSDRGLCGSFNTNVIKKAVMEADAHRDLNLSIVTLGKKGYDFFRKRGYNIVDRKVDFYNDLQFAHANEIANSLIKRFITGETDAVKIIYNEFKSVARQNLVVDKLLPISLEDFETQQTGDYIYEPDQAAILEALLPRHIRTQVWRALLESFASEQAARMIAMENATDNANEIIRQLTLQYNKARQAAITKEILEIVGGAEALKSS; encoded by the coding sequence ATGGCAACCCTGAGAGAAATAAAAACGCGCATCAAAAGCGTTAAAAATACCCAGCAGATCACAAAAGCCATGAAGATGGTAGCTGCCGCAAAGATGCGCAGAGCCCAGGATCGCATGTTTTCCGCCCGTCCATATGCTGAAAAAATACGGGAATTAATCCAGAACCTGACTGCCAGTGTGGAAAATCCACAACTGGAATTGTTAAAAAGCAGACCCGTTCAGAACGTAACGTTGGTTGTTATTACATCTGACCGGGGATTATGCGGTTCTTTTAATACCAATGTTATCAAAAAAGCGGTTATGGAGGCGGATGCGCATCGCGATCTGAACCTCTCGATCGTTACGCTCGGTAAAAAGGGATATGATTTTTTTCGCAAACGCGGATATAATATTGTTGACCGAAAAGTGGATTTTTATAATGATCTGCAATTTGCACATGCAAATGAAATTGCAAATTCACTGATCAAACGCTTTATAACCGGCGAAACAGATGCTGTTAAAATTATTTACAATGAGTTCAAATCGGTCGCCAGGCAAAACTTGGTAGTCGACAAGTTGTTGCCGATCAGTCTGGAAGATTTCGAAACCCAGCAAACGGGCGATTATATTTACGAACCCGATCAGGCGGCTATTTTGGAAGCGTTGCTTCCACGGCATATCCGGACCCAGGTCTGGCGTGCATTGCTGGAATCATTTGCATCCGAACAGGCTGCCCGAATGATTGCAATGGAGAATGCAACAGATAATGCCAATGAAATTATCCGGCAACTGACGTTGCAGTACAACAAAGCAAGGCAAGCAGCGATTACGAAAGAAATTTTGGAAATTGTCGGCGGTGCCGAAGCATTGAAATCATCTTAA